The DNA window AGGAAGCCCATAGAGGTCCTGCTTAGGGTTGAGAGCGTCGAGTTCCAGCCCTTCACAGGCTCCCTGAGGGTATTTGGCCTAATAGAGGAGGGACCCGACAGGTTCGGAGTCAAGGGAAAGCACCAGTCGGCCTACATAGGCCTCAACCAGAGGCTGACCATAATTAGGGAGGAGGGCTGGGGGCAGAGGCCCCTCGAGAGGCTTAGGTCGAGCGGCCCCAAGGGAAAGGCACTTATCGTTGCCATTGACTACGACAGCTACGCCTTAGCCATACTTACTCCCATAGGTCTGAGGCTCCTCTACGAGAACGCCGTCTCCCTGGGCTCCAAGGACGACCCGAGGAGGCAGGCTAACGTTGAAGAATTAATCAACAGGGTTGCAAACGAGGTCATCAGCGAGTCCTCGAGGGAGGGGGCAAGCGTCATCGTTGTTGCCGGCCCCACTACACTTAAGGATGAGGTGTCCTCAAAGGTCAGGTCGCTGGCCCCTGGCCTGAGGATCATCGAGGACACTGTTTCCTCAGGCGGCGCTGAGGGCGTCTACGAGGTCATAAGGAGACAGAGCGTAGTTGAGGCGCTTGGTGAGCTGAGCAGCGTGAGGGCCCAGGGGCTCCTTGAGGAGTTCATGAGGCTTCTCTCAACAGACAGCGAAACGGTGGCCTACACCCTTGATGATGTCAAGCGCGCTGCGGACCTCGGGGCTGTTAAGTCACTCGTCATACTTGACAGCCTCCTCTACTCGATAGATGACAGGGAGAGGGAGCTCTCGCAGGAGATAGTGGAGGAAGTTGAGGCCAAGAGGGGTGAGGTCGTGGTTATAGGCAGCGAGTCGCCGGCCTCGCAGACGGTCGCCTCAATGGGAGGAGCGATAGCTATACTTCGTTACAGGCTCCCCAGGGAGGTCAAGGAGGGCCAGACAGAACCTTCAGGAGGCCAGCAGCTGCCTCCCTCCTGACAACTATTACGTCGCCAACAACGGCCACTCTGTCTATGGCTCCGCCGACGTCCTGACCGCTCAGGTTTACAGCCACAGAGCCGCACTCCCTCGCTATGCCTATAGCGGCGGCCACGTCAACGTTCCTGAGCTTGCCCCTTAGGTCTATGAAGGCGAGGCCCCTGCCAAGCCCCACGGTCGAGATTTCAAGGGCGGAGCTGCCGAGGCTTCTAACCTTGATGTTGGGGCTGTATGTGAAGACCCTGGCCACCCTCGTGGTCTCCTCAGGCCTCTCCACATAGACGAAGACCAGGTTACTCCCCTCGGCCTTCGGCCTCACGCTCTCGCTGCCCTCAAAACACCCCTTGCCTCTGCCGAACGATACGGTGTTGCCGAACCCTATTGGCGCAACTGCCCCGGCCACGGCGTCGCTAATAGATTTGCCCCCTGGCGGTATCACAGCTACAGATACGGAGCACCAAGGTATGCAGTTCTCATAGTTAAGGCTACCGTCGAGGGGGTCAACTATGAAGGTGTACTCCCCGTCGCCCATGGTTCCGCTCTCCTCGCTTACCATCCTGAAGCTGAGGCCCTCGGACCTCAGGTCCTCGTATATGGCCC is part of the Acidilobus sp. 7A genome and encodes:
- a CDS encoding pelota family protein produces the protein MELRPLDSKGKAIEVLPRSEEDLWALALTLRRGDLVRTVVTRDVSGRDAKSKERKPIEVLLRVESVEFQPFTGSLRVFGLIEEGPDRFGVKGKHQSAYIGLNQRLTIIREEGWGQRPLERLRSSGPKGKALIVAIDYDSYALAILTPIGLRLLYENAVSLGSKDDPRRQANVEELINRVANEVISESSREGASVIVVAGPTTLKDEVSSKVRSLAPGLRIIEDTVSSGGAEGVYEVIRRQSVVEALGELSSVRAQGLLEEFMRLLSTDSETVAYTLDDVKRAADLGAVKSLVILDSLLYSIDDRERELSQEIVEEVEAKRGEVVVIGSESPASQTVASMGGAIAILRYRLPREVKEGQTEPSGGQQLPPS
- a CDS encoding inositol monophosphatase family protein; this translates as MERREIEDLRSLVVKVAEDAARMLREEWCSDSTMRVRGETIRADLEAERAIYEDLRSEGLSFRMVSEESGTMGDGEYTFIVDPLDGSLNYENCIPWCSVSVAVIPPGGKSISDAVAGAVAPIGFGNTVSFGRGKGCFEGSESVRPKAEGSNLVFVYVERPEETTRVARVFTYSPNIKVRSLGSSALEISTVGLGRGLAFIDLRGKLRNVDVAAAIGIARECGSVAVNLSGQDVGGAIDRVAVVGDVIVVRREAAAGLLKVLSGPP